The region CGCGGTCGATGCGCTCAGCGGCATCGGCGACCTCCGCTCGCCAGCGCGCCGCCTCGCGGCGAGTCCGCGCCCTGCGCACGCGCCGGCCGTCGCCGAGGCTCGCGAGCGCGATCACCGGTCCGAGGAGCGCGAGCACGAGCACCGTCGGCGTCTGCAGCAGCAGCCACATCGCGATCGCACCGAGCACCGGCGCGAGGCTCGCGAGCAGCGGGAACGACGCGGGCTCCGGCTCGACGGGCGGGCGCGGGAGGTCGATGCGCGTCTCCATGGCGGCAGGGTGCCGCTCGAGCGCGGCACCGCGCAGCGCCACGGCGCGGGGCTGTGGAGACGGCTCCCGGCTACCGCTTCGCGAGCGATGCGGGGTTCAGGCGCGCGAGCACCGACCGCAGCCGCCCCTCCCCCTCGTCGCGGCGCTCGAGCACCGCGTCGCTCAGCGCCCAGGCGGCGTCGATCTCGGGCTCGGTCGGGGGCCTCGGCGCGAACACCGCGCGGTCCACGCGGTGCGCGAGCTCGCGCATCCGCTCGTCCTCGCCGGCTTGCTCGACCCGCGTGCCGCCCTCCGGCGCCGCGTCGCCGCGGTCGCGGAGGCCGTCGACGACCTCCGCCCACGCGCCCTCGGCGCGGTCGCGCGGCTCGTCCGCGCGACGGCGGCGCCTGCGGCGCACGACCTTCGCGACCACGAGCCCGACCGGCAGCGCGGCGACGAGCGCGAGCAGTCCCAGCACCGCCGCGGCTGCGCCGAGCGCCGCGAGCAGCCTCGAGGTGCCGTCCTCGCTGCGCTCCGGCGCGTTCGGCGCCGCGGCGTCGGCGCCCTGGCGCTGCCCGCCGGGCGCGGGCGCGGGCGCCTGCTGCGCGGGCGGCTGCTCGACGATCGCCGGCGCGCCCTGCTCCTGCTCGGGGATCGGGCGCGGCGCGGGCGAGACGTCGATGCTGACCCAGCCCGCCGACGTGCGCACCTCGATCCACGCATCCGCATCGGCGCCGACGACCGCGGTCGGGAGCCCCGGCTCGATCGCATCGGGAGTGAAGCCCACCACGACGCGCGCGTCGAAGCCGAGCTGGCGCGCGAGCAGCATCGCCGCCGTGGAGTACTGCTCGGCGTCGCCGATCATGGGCTCGGTGAAGAGCTCGATGAGCCGCTCGCGCGAGTGGCCGGGGCGAGAGGGCGCCTCGTCGTCGAGCACGCCGTGGCTGATGTAGCCGCTCGCGCGCATGCCGTCGACCATCGCCTGGAGGCGCGCGCCGGGCGTCTCGGCGTCGCCCGTCCAGGCGGCGAGCGCGGTGAGCATCTCCTCCGGCAGCTCGATCGCGGCCCGCCCGGGGTCGGCGGGCACGAGCTCCTGCACCTGCTCGGGCGGGACGATCGGCGCGCCCTGCTCGACCTGCATCTGGAAGCCGTCGCCCGGCCGGAGCCCCGCCTCGACGATGAGGGTGCGGAGGCCGCGGTCGCGGTGCAGCGTCGAGCCGAGCTGCTCGGCGCGCTCGCCGACGAACCGCACGCCGGTGGGCACGCCGACGGTGGGCAGCCACGCGCTCGAGAGCTCGTCGATCGTGATGCCGACGAGCCGGCCGCTGCCCTCCTCGGCGCTCGCGACGCGCTCGAAGCCGGCGCGCTCGACGGTGAGCACCTTCCCGTCGTAGCCGTCGAGGGCGGCGATGCGGATGCGGTCCCCCGGCACGAGGCCCGTGGCGGTGAGCTGACGGGCACCGCGCCGGTCCTCGGCCCAGAACGAGCGGTAGGAGGCCATCGGCGAGGCGCCCGCCAGCTCGACGGACGACGTGCTGCCGCCGCGCAGCACGACGCGCTCCGGGAGCTCGACGAGCGCGCCCGCCGTGCCGGCCGCGATCGCGGCGACGACCGCGACGGCGACGCCCGCGCCGACGCGGCGCGCGAGCGACGAGAGCGCGCGCGGCGCGCGGCTGCGCCGCCTCGCTTGCCGCACGACCGTGATGTAGGCGCCGATCGGCACGAGCGCGATCATGCCGAGCAGCCACGGGACGGGCATCGCGAGCGGGCCCCAGAGGATCGACCACACGCCGATGAGCGCGGGCACGAGCGCGGCCGACTCGGCCGAGCGCGAGCGCAGCGCGATCCACACGCCGATGAGCGTGCCGAAGAGCACGAGCAGCACGGGCGCGATGAGCAGCGCGTCGCTCGTGCCGACGGGCAGCCCGATCGTCAGCAGCCGCCGCCACGACAGCACGGCCGCGGCCGCGGCGTCGACGAGCCCCTCGCCCCACTCGCCGCGCCCGATGCGCTGCGGGGCGGTGAGCGGCACGGCGAGCACGGCGAGCGCGGCGAGCGCGACGAGCAGCATCGAGAGCGAGCCCCAGCGGCGCACCGCCCCGAGGACGCCGATGCCGGCGCCGACGAGCAGCGAGACCGAGACGGCGACGACGAGCTGCAGGGTGCCGAAGATCCACCACATCGGCACGCACGCGGCCGCGATCGCGAGCATGAGCAGGCCGACGCTCGGCGCGCGGCGGATCACGCGCGCCCCGCGTCGCCGATG is a window of Agrococcus sp. Marseille-Q4369 DNA encoding:
- a CDS encoding transglutaminase domain-containing protein; translation: MIRRAPSVGLLMLAIAAACVPMWWIFGTLQLVVAVSVSLLVGAGIGVLGAVRRWGSLSMLLVALAALAVLAVPLTAPQRIGRGEWGEGLVDAAAAAVLSWRRLLTIGLPVGTSDALLIAPVLLVLFGTLIGVWIALRSRSAESAALVPALIGVWSILWGPLAMPVPWLLGMIALVPIGAYITVVRQARRRSRAPRALSSLARRVGAGVAVAVVAAIAAGTAGALVELPERVVLRGGSTSSVELAGASPMASYRSFWAEDRRGARQLTATGLVPGDRIRIAALDGYDGKVLTVERAGFERVASAEEGSGRLVGITIDELSSAWLPTVGVPTGVRFVGERAEQLGSTLHRDRGLRTLIVEAGLRPGDGFQMQVEQGAPIVPPEQVQELVPADPGRAAIELPEEMLTALAAWTGDAETPGARLQAMVDGMRASGYISHGVLDDEAPSRPGHSRERLIELFTEPMIGDAEQYSTAAMLLARQLGFDARVVVGFTPDAIEPGLPTAVVGADADAWIEVRTSAGWVSIDVSPAPRPIPEQEQGAPAIVEQPPAQQAPAPAPGGQRQGADAAAPNAPERSEDGTSRLLAALGAAAAVLGLLALVAALPVGLVVAKVVRRRRRRRADEPRDRAEGAWAEVVDGLRDRGDAAPEGGTRVEQAGEDERMRELAHRVDRAVFAPRPPTEPEIDAAWALSDAVLERRDEGEGRLRSVLARLNPASLAKR